CATCATCCAGTCTCCCTGCGTCTTCTTTCTCCTGGAccccttctttttcttggtttacttCCTTGTTCTGGGGGACCTTTCTGCGAACTATGGTATGGGAGATAAAAAGTTTTGACATGCTACATCTCTAAAACGCACTGATCTAACATTCTATATTAGGCTAGTTTGGCTGCTCGaggaattctttttatttagtttcaaAGCTTTTTCATCATCATTGGTGAGCCCTTTCAACTCGAAATCCCTATCACTCAATTGTGGGAAACTACCTCGAATAGTTTCTCtcgtttttttttctctccattgtttTGTTCCCTTGTTTCTGGTATGCCTGTTACCTGGTTCTTGGTTATGTTGCTTCCTCAGTATGGTCTCCTACCCTCAACCCAGCTTTTTGCCAGGATGGGGGAAGAGATCCAGGAATCAGAGCTACAGCAGTGCCCACTATTTGCTCAGAATTCTGTGCAGACATCCCAGGTCTGTTCCTTGCAGCTGCTGCTGAACAGCCTCCCCATCCTGCTTGGTGGCCCTGCCTCTTCACCTCCATGGCCAGAGCTACCTGCTACCTCCAGCTTCTGAACTTTTCAAGCCTTCTTTGGGGTCAAacagggtttgggttttttggggttggctttgttgttgttgttgttgtttgtttttccactttctttacTATTAGTTTAATGTGCACTTTCTCCAATCTGCTACACAGTTACTATTTGCCCCTTAGCtttctgaaatagaaaatgtgatggggtttgtttgtttcctttcctctcaccTTTGTGGATCTTAtgcgttaaaaaacaaaaaattttgttgtggtttttacTGTTATTTCAGGATAGAACAAAGTTAAAATAGATACCTTAATTACTTGTAAGTCTCCATTTGCTATGTTTTTTGTCAATAAGGATCCTAATTCATCCTTTTTCCATAATGTCCTTGTTTCATGGATGGTGATTCCTCCTTTGAGGATTTAGACATACTTTAGTGTCCTTTCCAGGCTGTTTAGCTAGTTTCGTTTATTCAAGTGTGAATTCTCCAGCTGGTTGTACTGTTGACAGTCTGCCCTTCATAGCTGTAGGAGCTTCTCATTTGTCCCCGCCCTAAGCATCATGCTAGGTGAGAAGACTCATAACCTTGAAGTGGAAGTATCATCTGGGCCCCAAGACATTCAGTGAAGATACTTCTGGAGCCCAGCCAAAAGCAAGCACCTTATTCCTGGTCAGGTATGTGGGTGGACTGAGCTAACCCAGCCCATGTCCTCAACCCCCAGCTTCGTGACAGAGCCTGGCTTTAGACCTGGGGACTAAAGTCACAGGGGCTTCAGAGCTCACTGTGCAGGCTCTGGATTCCTAAGCCCCACCAactgtcctttctttcctttggagctgtccaaaacatttttaaatatcttctcagCTTCTGTTGTCATTTCTGCATGTTGGAGCTGAGAGAGTAGGATCTGGCACATCCCTGATCTGCCGTTTTCGTCTTAAACTGGCTGGCCGGGCTGGGCCTCGTACTTTGTTTGACCACCACTTCTAACTTGGACGTGCTCCTCTCTCAGTTCAGAACCCCACAGTCTTTCACTTTCTCCATCCACGCTGGCACCACCACCGCAGACACTTCGGCGGGTTCCTTCTGTGTATCCACACTCTCTCTGTAGACAACCACAGTTCGCATCTTCAAATAACTGATTCCTTCAGCTACCTGGGTCTCCATTCAGGACTCCTGGCTGCTCCTGTGCAGCCAGTGTTTTCAtcgtagtattttttttttttttttacgtttatttatttttgagacagagagagacagagcatgaacgggggaggggcagagagagagggagacacagaatctgaaacaggctcctggctctgagcggtcagcacagagcctgacgcggggctcgaactcacggaccgcgatcgtgacctgagcttcagatcatgacctgagccgaagtcggacgctcaaccgactcagccacccaggcgccccttcatcgTAGTATTTTAAATAGCTAATATATTCCCATGttagaaaattcaaaaggcaCAAGGGAGTGTACGCTGgaatgcccctcccctgcctgttaCACAGTCTTGTCCCTCAACAGCCAGCACTACCATCTTCTTGTGTGTTCTTCCAAAAAGACTTTGTGCATAAAAGAGCAAACACAGATTCAGATACATActtgtttctctttaaaatacatgCGAATGCCTAATCACCATGTTTCACACCTGACATTTTTCCTGCATCTTCCCACTTCAGCACACAGCAGCAGGCGCCCTCCTCTCTGGACAGCTGCATGAAGCCCCCGTGTGGCTCACTGTGGACACACGTGTTTATCCATCGCAGCTCCTACTTACATTCCTTTGTGTGGATTTCTAGTGGTGAACTGAAAAATCTCATATATAGGTCACTTTGAACAGCGGGGAACACAACTGTTGAAGTGCataaaagtgaaattgctgaTCAGAGTGTGAGAAATTtgctattttaatgtattttgccACACTGGCTTCCCATTTCGCTTACTAGCAAGGCATGCAAACACTTGGGTCCCTCCAGGGAGGGTGTGAGAATGATAGATGACTACAACTCTGATATTCAGTTTTCTTCTCAGGAGTGAATGGAGCATATATTATGGGATTTAGTATTAGTTACATTTCCTTTCCTGTTCACCTCCTTTGCCCGTGTTTTGTCAGGTCATTGGTTTTGTTGATTAATTGGAGCTCTTTACTTAGAAGCTTAATTACCCTTTTGCTTCTGGAGAATCTGTCATTCATTTTTTGGCTCTAAGGTTATCAGTGCTGTGCATGAACGATTTCCTTTGACACAGTGTAATTTATGACTTTTCTTTGACAACTTACTGGATTTTCTGTCACCCGCTGAAGTCCTTGCTATTCTCTTAGTCTCCTTGCagccttcctctttttctagtcCCTGCTTCTCAGTTGCATTTGCTTACACCTCCTTCCTCACACAGCATCTAATGCTAGAGTGCTCACAGCGTGGCTAGGACCTGCTACTTCTTTCCATAGACACCCACTCTCGTTTGATCACACACAGGGCCAGGGCTCTGTGTGCCATGCACATGCCACAGCTGCCATGGTCACATTTCCCTGCAGACTGAGCCCCAACTCCTGAACTCCACAGCTGCATGTAGTCTCTGCCCCTCAGATGCCCCACGCACATCTCAGGCAAGGCACATCAAACCAAGGTCGTGCAGCCTGGCCCACTCCCCTCCAAGTTACCTTCCTGTTGGCTCCACTTCCAACCTCCCTCAGACCCACCCACTTCTGTGTATTTGTGGAAACCATCACCACCTAGTGCAAGAGCCACCTGACCCATTTTTGCCCTAGAGCCCTTCCAGAAAGGCGATTTTTGCAAACTTAAGCCAGGCCTAGAAAGCATGTCCCCAACTTCTGAATCCTCCTCCTCATGCAAGTTTCTGTGCCCTTGTCACCTCCTTTGGGAAACACAGATAGAGTCCTTGCCCCTGCCCTTGTTACCTCTGTCTGCCTCACTGGCTAGTTTCAGGCACCTCTAGTTCACGCTCTTTCCCACCGGCTGGAGTGGGTCGGGAACAGTTCTCTTCGCGTGCATGACTGGATCCCCTTGTGCAATGCAGGGTTTGCACTCCAGATGGAAAGTGTCTCTGCTGGCCCAGGCACTGTGAGCCCCCACCTCCATATCCCCTGGGACCTCCGCATGGTTGGCCTCACGGACCAACTCCGGTCACCCTCCCGTGAAAGTGGCTTCTCGCGTGCGCTCCTGCTCCCCAGTGGCCCAGGAGGTGAGCAGAACCCCACGAATGAGGGCTCCTGCCAGCTTACGAGCCCTATGCTAGGCACAGCCCGCTGGCGTGCTCCCAGGGGCCGAGGCCGGGGTCGGCCCAGCACAGACCCCGGGGCGGGGAGAGGTGGCCACTGTGACGTGTGCGGGAAGGTGTTCAGCCAACGCAGTAACCTACTGAGGCACCAGAAAATACACACGGGAGAGCGGCCATTCGTGTGCAACGAGTGTGGCCGGAGCTTCAGCCGAAGTTCGCACCTTCTGCGCCATCAACTCACACACACGGAGGAGCGGCCGTTTGTGTGCAGCGACTGCGGCCAGGGCTTCGTGCGCAGCACCCGCCTGGAGGAGCACCGGCGTGTGCACACAGGCGAGCAGCCTTTCCACTGCGCTGAGTGCGGCCAGAGCTTCCGACAGCGCTCCAACCTGTTGCAGCACCAGCGCATCCACGGCGACCCCCCCGGCCCTGGCGCCGCACCCGCTGCACCTCCCGGTGCGCCTGAGCCCCCAGGGCCTTTCCCCTGCAGCGAGTGCCGCGAGAGCTTCGCGCGGCGCGCTGTGCTGCTAGAACACCAGGCAGTGCACACCGGTGACAAATCCTTTGGCTGCGTGGAGTGTGGTGAGCGCTTCGGTCGCCGCTCAGTGCTGCTGCAGCACCGGCGAGTACACAGTGGTGAGCGGCCCTTCGCCTGCGCCGAGTGCGGCCAGAGCTTCCGACAACGTTCCAACCTGACACAGCACCGTCGTATCCACACCGGCGAGCGGCCTTTCGCCTGCGCCGAGTGCGGCAAGGCGTTCCGCCAGCGGCCCACGCTCACACAGCACCTGCGCGTGCACACAGGCGAGAAGCCCTTTGCCTGCCCCGAGTGTGGCCAACGCTTCAGCCAGCGTCTGAAGCTCACGCGCCACCAGCGGACGCACACCGGGGAGAAACCCTACCACTGTAGTGAGTGCGGCCTGGGCTTCACGCAGGTGTCCCGGCTCACAGAGCACCAGCGCATCCACACGGGGGAGCGGCCCTTTGCCTGTCCCGATTGCGGCCAGAGCTTCCGGCAGCACGCCAATCTCACACAACACCGGCGCATCCACACGGGCGAGCGGCCCTACGTGTGCCCGGAGTGCGGCAAGGCATTCCGCCAGAGGCCCACGCTCACACAGCACCTGCGTACCCACCGGCGTGAGAAGCCCTTTGCCTGCCAGGACTGCGGCCGCCGCTTCCACCAGAGCACTAAGCTTATCCAGCACCAGCGCATCCACAGTGCCGAGTAACCGGCGCTCGCGGGACCCTTCCCCTACGTCCCTCTCTTGGCCTTTTGCTGGGGGgaggagtgtgtgcgtgtgcagaACACTtccctcacagggttgttgtgagggctGTGATCAAGCTTAGGTACAGGCAGGTCCACCCAGGACCTGGCTCcccagtaggtgctcaataaacaagAGACAGAACCTGGGTCTGGTATCCACCCACTCAATGCCTCCCCAGTAGTTGGGCGGGTCCCTCCATCCACCCCACCCACCTACTACTTCTGCAACCAGCAGTCTCTGTGAGAGCCATGGCCCCCTGCAGGGGTGACTCCTAACAGCATCTTGTGGGTGCTGCCTTGTACCATGCCTACTGTACTATTCGTCTGTGATGCCTTCAACCTGAACAACCTTGGGTGGGGTCAACTACCAAGTGAGGACTGGCCCAGTTTTCCCCAGCCAGCCAAGATCATCAGGTGCAACAGAAGTAGCAAACCGGTGTCCGGCAGGCCAGAGCTAGGGATATGTTTGTAAAACTTTAAACCAAGGAAGCCATTTCTTAGGCATAAAAGCTGGAAGGTTTTATCTAGAAATCTAGATTCCTTCATGCATGTTAACTACCAGCAGGTGCTCAGGTTAGGTTCCCTTTAGGATAGAACCCCAGCCAGTCTGGAAATTGAAGTCAGCTGGCCCCAGGCCAGTCCCCCAGCCCTCTAGGAATCATTCACATTCCACGGGCCACAGTCTCCACCAACCCTGGCCAGGTGCACAGCCCCCAAAGGCTCCCCCACACTGGATGGTCTCTATGAGGAATGTGTTCAGTGGCAAGCCATAGGAAACACAGCCAGCAGCAGCTTACAGGAAAATACAGTTGCTGCCATTACGGGTTCAATGTCCTGCAGATTGTGGGCTGGCATCTCTGGAACCCTCTACTTTTCCTCTTGCCCTAGTTATCTGCCCCCTCCATCTGATTGTAGGCCCTTGACCtagcacccctgccccccaaacgGTGGGTATACTGGGCGccaaaaacagaatgaaaagcagTGCCAAATAAAGAATATTCATGCGTCACGATCTGGCTTGGGACTTAAACCCCACTCTGGGCAGGCGTCATCTTGCTCTCGTTCTGAGggtttcaaactcatgaaccaggagatgacctgagctaaactcaagagtcggacacctaacccaatgagccatgcaggcacccccgGGCACAACTTCTTGAGGCTCATGTCCAAGTTTCTTCCAGAAATACACCTGGACTTTCCTCTCCTGCTACAAGACTGGAGTTCTGAAATCAGGGAAAGAAGACAAGCCACCTGGGCCAGAGGCTTCCAATAGCCATCCCAGAGAAGGTGTGTTTcctgctcccttccctctcctactctgcccctctccccatctccccctggCCTAGCCCCAACCAGGACTAGGGCCACTGTGGAATCTACATCTGGCAGAGTCAACAGGTCCCCATGTAGGGACACTCCCATGTGAcacagttgggggtggggggactcccCTGGGCCCTATGCCAACACTCATTGTCCTCTCCAACTATAAAAGGAACTCTAAGGACTCTAATCTGGGATATATGaatcagaggggaggagggcagtcaCTGGCCACTAGGCAGAGGCTGGGAGTCAGATTAAGGAAGGCACACAAACACTGAGATACCTAGTGCTCTGAGGGTGAGGGGCACTGCCACAACTTCATAGATCCTGtgacatggatttttttcaaagcCTGTGTGAATTTTATCatcagaaacaaagagaagaaaggctgCTCTCATGTTTTGATCATCTTGGTTTAAGAAGAACATGATGAGAAATCTGCACACATGACTATTTAACAACTTGAAATTCCACACAAGAAAAATGACAACACACACGAAAAGCATGCAGACATCAGGCCAAGGCCCCATGCCCAAAGTCATGAGAAGTCCATGGACCCAACCTGCTGAACCAGTCCTCtaagaaacaaacatgaaaagtGACGTGAGAGCCCcaacaccaaccccccccccccccacaaaaggCTATTTCTACAGTTGGCTGGGGACACCTCTGCAAGCCAGGCTGCGGACTGTGAACCCAACGGCTACCATACTGTCAGCAGAGCTGAGGGCTTAGACAGGATGACCACTTGGCCTCACTCAGCCAGAGCCACAGGGGGAAGCCAGGAGAGGAACCCCTAAGGCACTGGCGTCTGGGGAAGCTACAACAGTGCCCAACCAGCCTGTCCCTGGATCATCTGTACCTGAGCCTATGCCGTTTACTCCCAAGCACAGTCTCCCCATGCTGCATGCATCCATTTACTCTTATTCCCAACCCCAAGCCTCCTAAACCTGTCCAATTCTCTCCATCGGAGAGAACCACTCCTCTGATCCCAACCACCAGCCTGGAGGCCCACAACACTCAGCCTCCCTTCCTTGCCTGCTCCTGCACTTCCTTTCCAAAACCAATCCTATCTTCCCAGTTACAGCTCCCAGAAGCTGTGCTAATACCCCAAGTGCACTTCCACTCTCACTCTTCACCTGCCATGGGCTGCCCAGTCCCTCCAAATGCCAGGCCCAGAGGATACAGGCACCCTCACCACCCAAACCACCTGTGCCCCTCGGTCACTGTGTGGCCGTGAGAATGACAAGGGAAACACAGCTGCACCACTTCCAGCCCAACCCCCAGCCTCAGCACAGCCATCCCCTCCTTCCTGGTCCAGATCCCACGACCCCCTTTACCCAGCATTTTGTTTCATGGTTCAGTCTTCCCCACTGGATGGTTAGGAAGCCATAAGGTCACAGACCACATGAGTCTAGCTTTGGCTAGTGCAGCGCCACCTCTCCAGGGAACCATACCCCATCCTCAGATGGGCCTTCCGCTGATGGGCCTCAGAAACTGGCCTGAGGATGGACACATGGTTTAGTGTGACCAACAGGCAACACCCCTGAGACTGGCTGCAAAAAGAATGGTCATCAACCTTCGGCTGGAGATAGCCTGTACAATAAATCGGGAGAGCAGAATGGctgagaagaacagagagaaagggatagaggaAGAGTGAGTCTGGAGGGGCCATGTGAGTCCTGAGACCAGCCATGTCTGAAGCCTGAGAACGCTGGTATGGTTGCAATGTCAGCCCCCAATTTGAACTGTTTGATGCTCCTGAGTCCCCTTCCTCACCCTGGCACCTCTCCAGCACGCAACGCACAAAGgaattaagaaaggatgctgggaCTGTGAGGCTGGCATAAGGGCACAACCAGCGGAACGAAAGGGGTGTCTGGGAGGGTGACATTGAGAATGGAAGGGCCTAAGAGGAAGCGGTTGCAAAGACACGACTGGAATCAGTCCGTGGAGCCCGAGGACGTCAATGGTACCAGAGAACCCACAGAGCAGGGCCTCTAAGGACGCTGGGGCCAAGATGGACGCCAGCCCAAGATCCGAAGAGGTGGAGGCGACTCCCTGAGGTGAGGATGGCTGAAGTGGACGCCAGGTCGGGTCTGAGGAGGCGCTGGGGATGAGATGGCGTCAGGGCGACTCCTCTTAGGTCAGGACTGCGGGCCCGGCTCCGGGGTCGACGGCTGAGAGGAACCCGTCAACACCCCTATCCAACCCCAGCGCCGGCCCAACTGGACCGCCAAGACCTCTTCCACAAAGCCCCAGGCGATGACGGTAGGTCGCCTTAGAGACGCAAGGGGACGTACAGCACTCGGTGGCAAAAGGACCAAGCTGCAGAGCTCCGGATGCACCCATCTGCCCTGCCCCAAACCCGATCCAACCCTCGCCGCGCAGCTCACCCGCCTGACGGTTTCCGTGGTGACAACCGGAAGTCGCAGCACCGCCCCGCGCCGCTTTCTCCCGCCCTCAGAGAAACGCTGAGCTGTGATTGGAGTGGAGGCTGACCATACCGAGAGCTGAAGATCGCAAAGCGTCCCCACTGGAACTCGGGACCCGCTCTGAGAACACCCCTGCCCCACATTCCCATCTAAGTGTCCACCTATGTGAACTCCCAAAGTGCTTACCACTCTCTAGCGCAATACACGTTTTATTTGCTAGTTTACCTCAGCCAGGATCTCCGCGAGCGGGTTGCGTTTGCGGTGGGACATCGAGGGTACTCGACCCCGCACTCCTTGGGCAACGCCTATGGCCTTGCCGTGGCTCTGGCCCGCCCTGGTCACCCTGCCTCTGTGACCTCCAGGGGCAAGGACCTCGTGTGACCCACCCACTGAGCCGTCTGCACGGGTGGACTACGAGCGAAGCGACCTGAATCTGCCCCACTTAAAGATGGCGGCGGCACCGCCCATGCCTGGACCCACGAGCGTCCCCGGAAATGACCGAGCTTAGCCGAAAGTGTCCGAATACCAAGACCTATCGCTGAGCAACGCGGGGTGGCGGCGGCTGCGCAGGCGCACAGCGCAGGCCGGGCAAGAAAAGCCGAAGTCGGCGAGCGACGGAAGTATCCGAAGCGGTGGGGCGCCCGAGGCCGTTGCGGACCTCCGCGCCGAAGCCGCTGCTGCCGCGGAAGCCGAGCCTCCCTCAGTACGCGGCCGCCGCCACCgcggccgccgcctcctccttcccctcgaGCCGCACCCCCTCGCGGTGGGAACGAGTGAACGGACAGGCGGCACGGCCGCTGCTGGGCCTGAGGGGACCTAAGCGgacgagggggaggagggagcggccgggtgggggcggggcctagCGGGCCCGAGAACAGCCGAGTCGGCCCGAGCGCCGCCGAGCGAGCCCGAGGCGCTGGGCCAGGCCGGAGCCGGACTACGGGAGCCGACGCGGGCCGCGCGGTGGGCGCGGAGCGGCGCGGCAggccgggcgggcggcggcggcggcagcagcagcggaGGAGGCCGCGGCGGCGGGTTCGAGTGGCGGAGGCGGCGCGGGTGGCGGCAGGGGGCCGGGTGGCCGGGGTCCCGGGCCCcgcagcggcggcagcggcggcggcggcaggatGATCAAGCTGTTCTCGCTGAAGcagcagaagaaggaggaggagtcgGCGGGCGGCACCAAGGGCAGCAGCAAGAAGGCGTCGGCTGCGCAGCTGCGGATCCAGAAGGGTAGGGGTtcgggggatgggggtgggggtcggaGGTCAGCGCCTGGGGTGGGATGTTATAGGTTTCGGGAGTGGAATTATGCAGCCAGTGGGGGGTCAGAGATGTGGCCACAGAAGTGGGGGGTTGGAGGTTAGAGCCTTAGTTTGGTGTGATGGGGCATTAGGGGTGAGTAATGTAATCACCGGAGGGGTCAGAGACAGGGGTCCAAATGTAGAACATTTAGGATATTTAGAAAGCCAAAGCCAGGCATCTTGCATTAGGGACCGAGAATCAGAGAGTCCGTCAACGGAGGGCGGGTAGGAGGCGGGGGACTCCAGAATATAGGGGTCAGCAGGAATATGGGTGACAAAGAGGAGATTGGATAGTGGGGGGCCAAGGATTGGGGATAGGAGTGGGAGAAAATTTAGGGAAGTATGTTGGGATCATTAGGAATCTGAGAATCAGATGGGGTGCAGTAAGTTTTGGGGACCGATTTGTGGGTCTGAGGGTCACACGGCTATTTTGGGGCTTGGGATGACACATGGAGGGGCGAGAGTGTGTGCTAGGAACTGGAGATGGGAGTAAGGTTGCAATTAGACTGTCGTGCTGTAGGCGGTGGGAATCTTAGAGGGGTACAGCAATGGGAACGCATATGTCTGAGGGTTAGATGGGTACCTGAATTTGGGATGACaaacagaagagaggagagacaTGGGGACAGGATTGGTGAGGAGACAATGGGGGGCAGCATCCTTGAGTTTGGGTGGATAGGTGGGGACCAACAGTGTCCACTAGAAAATGGAGGTCATGTTTGGGGATCCTGAGGTTTGGGGTAGTTGGACGCTCTTGGAGGCCACATGGGAGTGGGAGCATTTGGGAGCTGGGTTGGGGGTACCCCGCTCTCAAGTGCTGAGACATAGGCTATAAATTCAGAAGAATTGGAACTTACCCTGGGCCAGGAACTATTGCATAGCACAGTTGAAAATGCATGTTTGAAGTATGCCATGGATCTAGCACCTACACCTGCTCTGAGTGCCctcatctctccctctttttgttccctttctctgctGTGCAAACCCAGACATAAACGAGCTGAACCTGCCCAAGACGTGTGACATCAGTTTCTCAGATCCAGACGATCTCCTCAACTTCAAACTGGTTATTTGTCCTGATGAGGTAAGGGCACACTAAGTTGGACTCCCAGGCAtggcccggtggggggggggggggggggaccttgTGTTGGGAGACCTGGTTTACCCGCCAAGCCCTGCAGGATGGTGCCCTAacaccttcctctttcttttcacaGGGTTTCTACAAGAGTGGGAAGTTTGTGTTCAGTTTTAAGGTGAGTCCCAGGTGGGCAGGGATGACTCCCTGGCTGAGGAGGCAACAGCTGAGGACCCAACCAGGCACTGCTGGGGCACctatctattttctctctctttttggagcCAGGTGGGCCAGGGTTACCCACATGACCCCCCCAAGGTGAAGTGTGAGACAATGGTCTATCACCCCAACATTGACCTCGAGGGCAACGTCTGCCTCAACATCCTCAGGTGAGGGCCCTGACTTTGGACTGCACAGATGtctgccctttccctctctcctgtgcTCTGTGGTACTCTATCTCTTCATCTCCACATTTTCTTCAAGTCTTGCCCTTAGCTTACTCCTGGGCCTGACCTGTTCagtcccagcaggctctgtggtggccACTCACCAGTGTCTGACCCTGATTCTTTGTCCACAGAGAGGACTGGAAACCAGTCCTTACGATAAACTCCATAATTTATGGCCTGCAGTATCTCTTCTTggtgagtaggggtgggggtgaggcgggggggggggggggggtggaggttgGCCCTCTCTGCTCTTAGGGCCTGTTGACCCCCACCCATACCGGCCACAGGAGCCCAACCCTGAAGACCCACTGAACAAGGAGGCCGCCGAGGTCCTGCAGAACAACCGGCGGCTGTTTGAGCAGAATGTGCAGCGCTCCATGCGAGGTGGCTATATCGGCTCCACCTACTTTGAGCGCTGCCTGAAATAGGGCTGGCGCCCGCCCACCCCTGCCAGGGCCACCAGCCCCGGCGTCccctgcaaatatttattgggggcCACAGGTGGGGGGCATGGGGTGGCTGGTGGGGAAATCCCATGCCCTGGCCTTGCCTCCCCTCCTTGCCACCCGctcctagttatttttttttttaaccaccatgTGATTAAGGTCGGCGCTGCCTCCCCCCGACCCACTCAGCGATGGGAAATGAATTGGCTTGTCTAGCCCCCAGCTGGGTGCTGTCCAGccccccactctgggctctggggTGGGTGGCCAAGGGGACCGGGTGGCTGGGGCTTGGgaaccccacccctccaccactGGAGGTCCCACCAGGCTATTAAAGGGGAATGTTACTGCATGGCCTccgtctcttccttctctgggggtgggagggggaggtgatGTCCACCAGGGCTCTCGCAGTAAGCGTGGTGGAAGATGTGTGGTCACAGGTGGCACTAGGGTACCCCTCAGTAGGCTATCCAGTCCCTGGAACCAGACctaggggagggaggggtagtAGGGAGACCACACCCCAAGCTTCAGGCTAGATGGAATGAATTCCAATCTGGGACCAGCGAGGGGCAGGATCCAGTAACCACTTGCTTCCCGGCTGGTAAGCCAGCACAGAGGAAAGTCCGTGCCATCTccagctctgccccctcctgctatGGTTGGGCCTATTAAGAACTTGTCCCGGGTGCTACCAGGTGCTGAGGTCCAGAAATATTAGGGAGACGTCAGGGTCCGTCGGATGAGCTGGGCCCTCTAGTGGGTGAAGTGGTGGGGTGCGGGACCTCTGGGGTGGCCAGGCGGAAGGCGCCCGATGATGCACCAACCCGGCGGGAACTGGGATCCCATACGTGGCTCGGCTGGAACCTATGGAACACCCTCAGGCAGGCCGTAGAGAGACGAAAGGTGGTGCGCATGCGCCTAGGTGCCGGGCCCCTCCAGAAGACGTACGCACGCGCGCTCTTGTCCCCTCCCATCGTTCCGGGTGCCGGCGGAACGTGTGACGTCAGATCATCTTTTCCGGAAACGGCGACGACGGGAGAAAGAACCGAGGGGCTGTCGTTGGTGGGCGCGCCTGGAATCCGAGTGAGGAGAGTGTGACCCGGAAGCGGAAGCGGATTCCCGTCCCAGCTCCGGTGAGTGGCCCCTGCCGTGCCGAGGGTCCCGGGTGGGTGCGTGGGCGACGACATACGAGGGCCTCTCCACCTGGGCGTCGACTGCCTTGCCCCTCCCCGGGACCCTGGCTTCATCATCGGGCCAACTTGTTCTCGGTGTGCAGGCTTCcccacgaccccccccccccccccccccgcgattCTGA
The sequence above is a segment of the Leopardus geoffroyi isolate Oge1 chromosome E2, O.geoffroyi_Oge1_pat1.0, whole genome shotgun sequence genome. Coding sequences within it:
- the UBE2M gene encoding NEDD8-conjugating enzyme Ubc12 translates to MIKLFSLKQQKKEEESAGGTKGSSKKASAAQLRIQKDINELNLPKTCDISFSDPDDLLNFKLVICPDEGFYKSGKFVFSFKVGQGYPHDPPKVKCETMVYHPNIDLEGNVCLNILREDWKPVLTINSIIYGLQYLFLEPNPEDPLNKEAAEVLQNNRRLFEQNVQRSMRGGYIGSTYFERCLK